The nucleotide sequence GATGCCGGGTTCGATGCTGAACGCCATCCCCTCGCGGAGCACGAGGTCGTTGCCCGGGGCGATGTAGGGCTCCTCGTGCACGGAGACGCCGATGCCATGACCGGTGCGATGGAGGAAGACGTCGCCGAGTCCGGCGTCGGCGAGCACCGCGCGCGCCGCCGCGTCCACCTCCGCGGCGGTCACACCGGGACGGACGGCGTCGACCGCGGCCTGCTGCGCGCGCACGAGCGTCGCGATCCGGTCCGCCGCTTCCCGGCGGGGCGTGCCGACGACGTAGGTCCGTGTGCTGTCCGAGTTGTAGCCGCTGGGCACGGCTCCCCCGATGTCGACCACGACGATGTCGCCGTCCTCGATCACCCGGTCGGAGACCTCGTGATGGGGGTCGGCGCCGTTCGGCCCCGAGCCGACGATCACGAACTCGACGGTCCGGTGGCCCTCGGCCACGATCGCCTCGGCGATATCGGCGGCGACCTCGCGCTCGGTGCGTCCCGCACGCAGCCAGGTGGGCACCCGACGATGCACGGCGTCGATCGCCGCTCCGGCGCGTCGCAGCTCCGCCACCTCGTCGGCGTCCTTGATCATGCGTCCCTCACGGAGGACGGGGGTCGCGAGTTCGACCCGCACCCCGAGCTTCTCCCCGATCGGCACGACGTGCAGGGCGGGGAGAGCATCGGAGACGCCGACGCGGGACACGGCACCGGTCGCGGCCGCGAGGAGGGCGTACGGGTCGTCGCCGTCGACCCAGTCCGCGACGGTCAGGCCGAGACCCCCGACAGCCGTGCTGCGCACCTTCGCCAGTTCCATCCGCGGGACCACTACTGTGGCCGCGCCCTGGGCGGGAAGCACGAGGGCGGTCAGCCGCTCGATCGTGTCCCCTTCCACACCGACGAGGTACTGGAGGTCCGGCCCCGGTCCGACGACGATCGCGTCGAGACCGGCGGTCCTCGCCAGCTCCTGCGCGCGATCGAGGCGACGGGCGTATACGGAGACGGGGAACGGAAGGGTGCTCACAGCCCCCACGCTAGTCCGCGAGAGCCCTCCGTGTCCCCTCTGCCGGTGCGTTCAGCTGATCGCCTGGCGGAGGCGTCCGCCCAGGAACTCGAGGTCCTTCTCCGTGAGGTCGGTCACCGCGTAGGCGGTCGGCCAGACGGTGCCGTCATCGAGGTTCGAGATCGGCTCGAAGCCGAACGTGCCGTAGCGCACCTTGAACTTGCTGGCGGGCTGGAAGAAGCACAGCACCTTCCCGTCGCGGCCCCACGCCGGCATCCCGTAGTACGTCCGAGGCACCAGTTCCGGCGCCACCTCGGAGACGAGCGCATGCAGCTTCTCCGCGAGGACCCTGTCCTCGTCGGTGAGCTTGGCGACGGCCTCCTTGAGGTCCGCCTCCCCCGCCGCCCGCAGCTCCTCCGGCGACTTCTTGGCCCGCGAGCGTCGCGTGCGCGCCTCCTTCGCGGCCGCCTGCATGGCCTCGCGTTCCTCGGCGGTGAAGTTCTTGTCGTTGTCGGCCATGATGATCCTCTCGTGCGGCCTCGATGATGCTCCCAGAGTAAGGATCTCGGGCGCTCCCCCGCTTCTCGATTCGTGATCGATCCGGGGCGACGTCATGCGGGCGTCCGGGCCCTCCGACCCCGGATAAGGTGTGACCATGGACCTGCGCGTCGCCGCATACGGGGTCGTCACCGATGAGGGTGGTCGCCTCCTTCTGGCGCGATGGACCGAGGGGCGGCGCATGGCGTGGACGCTGCCGGGCGGCGGACTGGAGCCCGGTGAGGCTCCGGAGGACGCGGTCCGTCGCGAGATCCGTGAGGAGACCGGCTACAGCGTCCGGGTGGGCGAGCTGCTCGGAATCCACTCGCGGGTCATCCCCGCAGGGCGCCGGGTGCAGAAGGCGTCCGATCCGTTGCACACCCTGCGCATCGTCTACCGCGCCGAGGTGACGGGCGGGAGACTGCGGTACGAGACGGACGGATCCACCGACCGGGCCGAGTGGTTCCCGCTGTCGGCGGTCGCCGGCTTGCAGCGCGTGCGTCTGGTCGACATCGCGCTGCGGATGGCCGGGATCCTCTGAGTCGGAGCGGTCCGACGCTCAGCGCTCTTCGGGCACCGATATGTCCGCCACCGTCGCGTCGTACGCGGCGATGAGGTCGTCGGCGTCGACGAACAGGCTGTATCCGTGGGTGCCGGCGCCCATTGCGACCCGCTGGCCGACGATGGACGCGTCGGCGTAGACGGGCCAGTCGGTCGTGCTGCCGATCGGGACGATGGTGCCCCGTTCATACCCCGTGGCTGCGAGAGCCAGTTCCGGTTCC is from Microbacterium sp. BLY and encodes:
- a CDS encoding iron chaperone — protein: MADNDKNFTAEEREAMQAAAKEARTRRSRAKKSPEELRAAGEADLKEAVAKLTDEDRVLAEKLHALVSEVAPELVPRTYYGMPAWGRDGKVLCFFQPASKFKVRYGTFGFEPISNLDDGTVWPTAYAVTDLTEKDLEFLGGRLRQAIS
- a CDS encoding NUDIX hydrolase; protein product: MDLRVAAYGVVTDEGGRLLLARWTEGRRMAWTLPGGGLEPGEAPEDAVRREIREETGYSVRVGELLGIHSRVIPAGRRVQKASDPLHTLRIVYRAEVTGGRLRYETDGSTDRAEWFPLSAVAGLQRVRLVDIALRMAGIL
- a CDS encoding Xaa-Pro peptidase family protein — translated: MSTLPFPVSVYARRLDRAQELARTAGLDAIVVGPGPDLQYLVGVEGDTIERLTALVLPAQGAATVVVPRMELAKVRSTAVGGLGLTVADWVDGDDPYALLAAATGAVSRVGVSDALPALHVVPIGEKLGVRVELATPVLREGRMIKDADEVAELRRAGAAIDAVHRRVPTWLRAGRTEREVAADIAEAIVAEGHRTVEFVIVGSGPNGADPHHEVSDRVIEDGDIVVVDIGGAVPSGYNSDSTRTYVVGTPRREAADRIATLVRAQQAAVDAVRPGVTAAEVDAAARAVLADAGLGDVFLHRTGHGIGVSVHEEPYIAPGNDLVLREGMAFSIEPGIYFAGDWGARIEDIVVVTADGAERLNTAPHELTTADR